In Verrucomicrobiota bacterium, the genomic stretch CCTGTATTGAGTTTTTTGAGGATTTCCTCGGCGAGCACAAGCTGCGGGTCTTTTTCGACGACTTTGCCGTCAGCGGTTTTAAATTCCTCTTTAAAAAGACCTTTCCGGAGGAAGATCATCCTGAGCTTGACCTGGTCAGGAGTGACGAATTTCTCGATATTTTCTTGGTAATATTGCTCCACCTTGTAGGGGGAGATGTAACTGTCCGCATTTACATTCTGCTGGCGCATGGCCTGTACGGTCATATTTTTCTTTAAATCTTCCCTGTACTCTTCCAGTGACATATTTTGGGCTTCCAGGGTTTTAATGAATGCCGTGCGGTTCCCGTCGTATTGGGTATCGATGGTCTCTTTGAGCTTGGCATCGATATAACGCATGGGCAGATCAAACCCCATGGATTTAAATTCCTGTAAGATCAGCTGGCGTTCGATCAAAGCGTTCAGGGCCTCTAAGCGGAGTGCTTTTACGCGTTTGACCATTTCTTCAGGGTTATCGCGGAGGCCATCGCGCAGGGCCTGTTCCTGTCGTTCAACCTGTTGTTTAACTTGGGAAAAAGTAATGACGGAATCATTCACAATGGCCGCAATCCCATCGACGACGTCCTGTGATTTTGCGGCAGGACAAGTAAATGAAATGACTATCAGTACGATAGGCAGAATGAATGATGGCAGCTTTGAAAATGGTTTCATGCTGGTGATTAAACCCTTAAGGCAATAAAAAAGTTTCGTTTCCAAGTCGCTGATTGTGACAAAATCAGATTAAATTTCAATATCTGATAATGCTTTTATCGCGGGTCACCCGATTTCACGGATTTCAGGAAAGAAATGATTTCTTGGACTTGGTCAGTGGTTTTCACTGCGTTTAAGCGAGGAAACTTATTTCCAAGCATGATAAAATCCCCAGATTTTTTGGCGATTATTTTTCCTTCTTTAATGAGTAACTCGGACAATTTGCATTCGGCACTGAGGATTTTGACATGGGTCAGAGCAATGAGGTTATTGATTTCAGGAGGTGATTTCCCGAAACGATCGCGGATTTCATCGGTCAGGTTTTCGAGGTCTTTCGAGGATAAAGTCTCTGCGAAACGCCGGTAAAGGGTGACCCGTTCAGCCGTTTCGGACACATATTTTTTGGGGATCCAGGCATTAAAGGAGAATTTATCTGAGTAAGCCGCCGCCTTTTCGTTTTCCTCGGTCACAGCAAAATCAATACGCACGGGGACATCTTGCCGGATCGGGGGAGCCTCTCCCCGGAGTCGGGCCACGGTGGTTTTGAGCAAGTGACAATACAAGTCAAAGCCGATGGCGGAGATGTGCCCGCTTTGTTCGGTGCCAAGGATATTACCCGATCCCCTGATCTCCAGGTCGCGCATGGCTATTTTGAATCCGCTGCCGAGCTGGCTGTATTGTTTTATGGAGCTGACCCGTTTGCGGGCATTTTGCTGGAGGAGCATGTGTCGGGGCAGGAGAAGGTAGGCAAAGGCTTTATTTGAGGAACGTCCCACCCGTCCGCGAAGCTGGTACAGGTCGGCAAGTCCGAAACGGTCAGCGCGGTCTATGATGATGGTGTTAGCATTTGGGATGTCGATACCGCTTTCGATAATCGTCGTAGAAACCAAGACATCTGTTTTACCACTGACGAAATGGTACATGACGGTTTCGAGTTCATCCTCGTGCATTTGTCCGTGGCCGACATCGATTTTGGCATGCGGGACGAGTTCCTTGATCCGGTCACGGACGTGGAGGATATTGCCGACGCGGTTATGCAGGAAATAGACTTGCCCACCTCGTGCGAGCTCTTTTTCAATGGCCTTTTTCACGATCCTTTCGTCATAGGCACCGATAAAGGTCTCGATGGACTGGCGGTTGACCGGTGGGGTCTCGATCAGGCTCATGTCTTTGACTCCGGCCAGGGAAAGATAAAGGGTGCGGGGAATCGGGGTCGCCGAAAGGGTGAGCATATCCACGAGGCGGAATCTATCCTTGAATTTCTCTTTCTGTTTCACCCCGAAGCGTTGCTCCTCATCAATGACGACGAGGCCGAGATTTTTAAACTCCACGTCACTGGAGAGGATCCTGTGGGTGCCGATTAAGACATCGACACTGCCTTCGCGCACCGCGGCGATGATTTGTTTTTGTTCGGCGGGTTTCTTGAACCGGTTAAGAGCCTCGATCCGGATGGGGTAATCGGCGAATCGCTCTTTAAGAGTCTTAAAATGTTGCTCTGAGAGAACCGTGGTCGGGGCGAGCATGACGGACTGTTTTCCTTCCATGGCGCATTTAAAAATAGCACGGATGGCGACCTCAGTCTTTCCGAACCCCACGTCCCCGCAGATGAGCCGGTCCATGGGTTGTTTCGACTCCATGTCCCGTTTGCTTTCGAGGATGGCTTTTTCCTGATCGGGGGTTTCCTCGTAGATGAAGGAATCTTCAAATTCTCTTTGCCATTTGGTATCGTTTCCAAAGCTGAACCCCTCGACCGTTTGCCGCTCCGCCTGGATTTTTAAGAGTTTGGCGGCGTAATCAAGGACGGAACGTTGTGCGGAGATACGGGCTTTTTCCCAGCGTGCACCGCCGAGGTTATCGAGTTTGGGATGGCGTTTGCCGACCCCGACATATTTGGTGATGAGGAAAGCCTGATCGAGGGGTACAAAGAGCTTTGCACTGTCGGCAAAGATGATACAAATGACCTCTTTTTCCGAGCCGTCCACATCCATTTTTTGGAGGCCTCCATAAATACCGATGCCGTGGCTGAGATGGACGACATAATCACCTTCGGCTAATTCACTAAAATCCAGGATCGAAGTTTGTTTGCGCAGTTTATTCAACCGCTCGATGCGTTTGATCCTGCGGACATTCTGGTATCGCCCGAAAATCTCCGAGTCGGTCAGGACAGCCATTTGTGCGGAGGGAAAAGAAAATCCGTGGGTGACGGGTGCCACACACATCCGGGGCAAATTGCTCTTGGCAGTGCTCGCGATTTGCGCCTCGTCGAGGATCTCCTGGAGGCGTTGTAATTCCCCTTCATTATTGCCGAAAATAGTAACTTTCCATCCGTCTCTAAGCCATTCGCCGAGTATTTTAAGAAAAGTCTCCCGCCGTTTCTCAAGGAGGAATTCATCATTGCCCGAGTCCAAGAGGAAATCATTATTAAAGAAGTGGAAGCCATCGCCACAGCTGGTGAATGCCGCCAAGGGCCCGGTATTATCGAAGGAAGGTTGCGAAGTCAGGAAGACTTGGGCAAATTGCGCGAAACGGGCGTTTTTCTCCGAGGACTCTAAGATGATTTGGTCGAGGGTCTGGATCTCATCAATGACGAGGACAGTGCCCGCTTCGAGGTAATCCATCAGGCAAGATTCATGGTCTTGAGTGCTGGACCCTTTATCGTTGCCGGAGTAGGAGACGAGGCTCAGGCTGAACTCGGGTAATTTGCCCAAGGAGACTTGGCTGTCGGGATCGAAGGTCCGGATCGACTCGATTTCATTGCCGAAGAACTCGAACCGGACAGGAAACCCTGAATTATAGGCGAAGATATCAAGAATGCCCCCGCGCCGTGCGACTTGTCCCGAGTGGGCGACCTTGGCGACGGACTCATAACCGGATGCCATCAACCCCTCAAAGAGAGACTGTTGGTCTGTAGTCTGACCGGTTTTGAGTAAGAGCAAATTGTCCTTGAGCCGATCCGGTGCTGGGGCAAATTGCGTAAAGGACTCGGCCGTAGCGACGATGATGTGGCCGGATGGAGAGGGTGCTTTTGCCAAGTCAGAAAGGATGGCCAGTCTTTCCGCCTGAGTGTCAGAGTCCAAGAGAGCGACGGATTCGTCGATATCCATGTCCCCGATGTCAGTGACTTCGGGATACGGAAAGATTTTCCGATCGATGCCACAGGCCTCAAAGAGGGCGGAGAGTTCGGAGGCCAAATGCTCTTGCTCACGCACAGTGGCCGCAATAACACAGAGTGTCGATGGGGTGGGGGAGTCATCCTGCACGAGCAGGCTCAAGGCCCCGGCTAAGGCAGGTTTTGAGTAAGAGGATATGCCTGTCAGGGCATAGGACTTCCCGACACTGATGTGATCCAGGCAGTCCCGGAGCAATGGTGTCTTCGCGATTTCACGGAGTATGAATATGTCTTTCGGATGCAAAAGAGTACTGGAATCAACCATGTTCTCTCGTTTTTGTCAAAACGCATGCTTGCTAAAGGGCGGGGGAACCCTATTTTCCAGAGGATATGTCTTTTGAAATAGGCACCCCCCTTAAACAGAATTCCCTCCGTGTCATGCTCTTGGGTAGTGGCGAACTCGGCAAGGAAGTGATTATCGAGCTCCAACGCCTCGGTGTGGAGACCATAGCCGTGGACAGCTACGGCGGAGCCCCTGCCCACCAAGTCGCCCACCGCCACCATGTCATCGACATGCTCGATGGTGAAGCCTTACGTTATATTATTGAGAAGGAAAAACCCCAGATTGTGGTGCCTGAAATCGAGGCGATCAGTACCCCGACACTGGTGGAACTCGAAAAAGAAGGCCTGAGAGTCATTCCGACAGCTAATGCTGCTTTTTTAACCATGAATCGTGAGGGGATTCGCCGGTTAGTTGCGGAAGAACTCAAGCTACCGACGAGCCGTTATGAGTTTGCCAGTAGCTGGGAGGAATACCAAGCGTCCGTGAAAAAAATCGGTGTGCCATGTTTCGTGAAACCGATCATGAGCTCAAGCGGTAAGGGACAGTCTTTTGTCAAGAGCCGGGAGCAAATTGCGGAAGCATGGGATTACGCGATAAAAGGGGGCCGCGGAAGACAGGCCCGGGTTATTGTCGAAAGCCCTGTCGATTTTGATGATGAGATCACCCTGCTGACGGTCAGTGCGGTGAATGGTATTTTCTTTTGCGACCCGATCGGCCATATCCAGATCGACGGGGATTACCGTGAAAGCTGGCAACCCCACCCGATGAGTGCTAAAGCCTTGGCCGCCTCACAGCAAATTGCTTCGACGGTGGTCAAAGCCCTTGGCGGATTCGGGATTTTCGGGGTGGAACTTTTTATTAAGGGTGATGATGTCTGGTTCAGTGAGGTCAGTCCTCGCCCGCATGATACGGGAATGGTGACCATGGCGACTCAGAACCTGAGTGAATTCGCCATTCACGCCCGCGCCTTGCTCGGGTTACCACTCCCCGGGATATTTACGATCCGGCCCGGGGCCAGTGCTGTGGTGCTCTCTGATAAAGACGGCCCACATGTTTCTTATTCCGGCATCGACGAGGCTTGTGCGGTTCCTGAAACCCAAGTCCGAGTCTTTGGTAAACCTAATGCTCGGAAGAATCGCCGGATGGCTGTAGCCCTCTCGACAGCGGAGAATACCGATACCGCTCGGCTACGAGCTAAAGAAGCAGCTTCCAAAATCAAACTAATAATCCAAGGCTAACAAAAAATTATGATCAAAAAGATCCAATACAACGGATGGGATGCCATCGAAGTGTCTAATCCCGCCTTGAGCCTCGTCGTCACGCAATCGGTCGGACCGCGTATCATCTCAGCAAAAACACCGCAGGGGGAAAACTTCATGATGAATCATCCCGACCAACAAGGGAAAACCGGTGGGGAAGACTGGCAGATTTATGGCGGGCACCGCCTGTGGCATTCACCCGAGGCTGATCCAAGGACATATTGCCCGGATAATGCCCCTGTGAAGATAGAAGAAATCAAGGGCGGCGTCCGCACGATTCAAGATGTCGAAAAGGCGACTGGCCTCGAAAAACAAATCGACATTATCCTCGATGAAAAAGAGGCGAAAGCCGAGCTCATCCATCGTGTTTATAATCGCACGCATTTCGATATCGAGCTGGCTCCTTGGTGCTTGAGTGTTTGTGCGCCCGGGGGGTACGGTTTTGTCCCTTTTGGCGGGAAAGCACGGCCAAATACCTTTCTTAATGACCGTATCCTCTCTTTGTGGCCCTATACCGACTTGTCGGATAAAAGGCTCAAATTCTCTTCGAACGGGATTATCCTCAAACAAGATGATGCGGCCACAAGCCCTTGCAAATTTGGGGCGACATCGAATTACGGTTGGGCAGCCTATGTGCTTGGGCATGAGGCGTTTATTAAAACTATCCCGGTCCAGTCTTTGGAAGCGGGAGCGGCTGTTTACCCGGATAATAATGTCGCTTGGGAATTGTATACCTGTAATCTATTTTTGGAGCTCGAAACCCTTGGGGCATTAGGCAAAATCGCCCCCGGACAATTTGCCGAGCACCGTGAGATATGGGAATTCGTCCCGCTGGACTCTACTGACGTGCGTGTGAAAGAAATCAAGGCGGCAGTAGTTTAATAAGGATTTTTAAGAAAGACTCTTTATGGATTTTATGGGCTCATTTGGTTGGGCTGAATGGTTATTGGTCATTGTCGTGACGCTACAGGTCGCAGCTATTTCTTATACCTATTCTCCCCGGTGGAAAGCTTTTATCTATGCTTTGCCTATTCCCTTTAGTGTCGGCCTATTCGTGGTGAATCAGCCGATTAATGCCACTAACGTATTGGGATTGCTCCTTCTATTGGCCTACATCCATTTGATCCGACTTTTCCATATCAGTTGGCGCTGGAATATCACTGTTTCCATCATTGTATCCGCTGTTTTTTATATAGTCGCCGGGAGTGTGATCAATCCCCTCCTACCCGATAACCAGACGACATTCCTGATCGCTCTGGCGACAACGGCGGGTATTGCCGCGATTATGATGCAAGTCCACCCGCACCGAGATGAACCTGGGCATAAGACGACTTTACCGATTTATATCAAGATTCCCGTGATTGTCGTTATTGTGGCTATCCTTGTGGGGATGAAACAAACCTTGGGAGGATTTATGACGACTTTTCCGCTGGTGGGAATCCTCGGGGCGTATGAATCGCGGCATTCCCTTTGGACCATGAGCCGGCAATTCCCGCGGATGATCCTCTGTATATTGGCCTTGATAGTGGTGACCCGTTTTGCCGGACATGTCATGCCCCTGCCATTTGCATTAGTGATTGGTTGGCTGGTCGCGCTTCCTTTATTATGGAAGATTTCAGTCAAGGATATGCATGCCTTGGATACAAAAAATCTCGCAAACGAGCCGGAATCTGACAAAGGGAATAATTAGATATCTTATGCAAAAACTCACATACGTTCTTCTCGGGGCAGGCGGTATCGCGGGCCATCATTATCAATGTTCCAAACAAATTGATGATTTAAAGTTGGTAGGAGTTTACGATCCGTCAGAGGCGGCCATGGAGTCTTGGCTAAAAAAGGAACCTGCCATCATTATTCATAAAGACCCGGCTAAACTACTCTCCCTGACAAAACCGGATATTGCCTTCATTTGCAGCCCGAATGTCGCACATGCAAAATTATCTAACCTCGCTTATAAAGCTGGTTGCCACGTGATTTGTGAAAAACCTATGGCGATGACTGTGGCTGAATCCCTCGAAATGGAGAAAAATCGTAAAACGGCACGTAAAGAGGGTGCGATTAATTTTAGTTACCGTTACATTCCCGCTTTTCGTTTAGCTAAGGAAATTGTTGCTGCGGGTGAGCTCGGTACGATCCAACGCATGAATGTCCGTTATTTGCAAAGTTTTCTCGGGGCAGAGTCCGTTCCTTATTCCTGGCGTAATGACTCCAAAATCGCAGGCTTCGGTGCTCTTGGCGATCTCGGGGTCCACATGATTGACGGCGCGGGATTTATTTCAGGGGAAACACCTGCAAAAGTCGCGGGTGTCGCCCAGACATTGATTCCCTATAAGACGGATGCACAGGGGAAAAAACAGAAAGTAACGACGGACACAAACTCAAGCTTCATTATCCAGTATGCCTCCGGTGCCGTTGGTGTATTTGAAACCAGCCAAGTCGTTCCTGGATATGGAAATTTTTTCCAGATAGAGATTTCCGGCGGTAAAGGACTTATCCGTGTCCTGAGTGAGGACGGGGATCATATTACCCTTTACGCCAGCCAGACGGTTTCCCATTATGATACATGGGGGGTGGAATCATTCCCTAAAGTCAAAATCCCCACCGGATTTGCTGGTAAACAACCGAAGAGCTGTTTTGAGGCTTTCGTACGCAAACTGCGCGGGTCCAAGGATAAAAACGATGTACCCGGGTTTGATGCGGGGATTTCTGCGCAGAAATGTATAGAGGCCATCCATCAATCTATGAAAACGGACAAGTGGATCACGATTAAATAAATCAGCCTCTATCCATAGAGATGATAGGCTGTCGGCAAAAGGGGTTTGTCTTCAGGGCACGATGACGGTGAGGGCGGATTTCTGGACTGAGAAATGAACCGGTGAAGTGCCGCAGTATTCCCCGTCGAT encodes the following:
- a CDS encoding SurA N-terminal domain-containing protein, which translates into the protein MKPFSKLPSFILPIVLIVISFTCPAAKSQDVVDGIAAIVNDSVITFSQVKQQVERQEQALRDGLRDNPEEMVKRVKALRLEALNALIERQLILQEFKSMGFDLPMRYIDAKLKETIDTQYDGNRTAFIKTLEAQNMSLEEYREDLKKNMTVQAMRQQNVNADSYISPYKVEQYYQENIEKFVTPDQVKLRMIFLRKGLFKEEFKTADGKVVEKDPQLVLAEEILKKLNTG
- a CDS encoding Gfo/Idh/MocA family oxidoreductase; the protein is MQKLTYVLLGAGGIAGHHYQCSKQIDDLKLVGVYDPSEAAMESWLKKEPAIIIHKDPAKLLSLTKPDIAFICSPNVAHAKLSNLAYKAGCHVICEKPMAMTVAESLEMEKNRKTARKEGAINFSYRYIPAFRLAKEIVAAGELGTIQRMNVRYLQSFLGAESVPYSWRNDSKIAGFGALGDLGVHMIDGAGFISGETPAKVAGVAQTLIPYKTDAQGKKQKVTTDTNSSFIIQYASGAVGVFETSQVVPGYGNFFQIEISGGKGLIRVLSEDGDHITLYASQTVSHYDTWGVESFPKVKIPTGFAGKQPKSCFEAFVRKLRGSKDKNDVPGFDAGISAQKCIEAIHQSMKTDKWITIK
- the mfd gene encoding transcription-repair coupling factor; the protein is MVDSSTLLHPKDIFILREIAKTPLLRDCLDHISVGKSYALTGISSYSKPALAGALSLLVQDDSPTPSTLCVIAATVREQEHLASELSALFEACGIDRKIFPYPEVTDIGDMDIDESVALLDSDTQAERLAILSDLAKAPSPSGHIIVATAESFTQFAPAPDRLKDNLLLLKTGQTTDQQSLFEGLMASGYESVAKVAHSGQVARRGGILDIFAYNSGFPVRFEFFGNEIESIRTFDPDSQVSLGKLPEFSLSLVSYSGNDKGSSTQDHESCLMDYLEAGTVLVIDEIQTLDQIILESSEKNARFAQFAQVFLTSQPSFDNTGPLAAFTSCGDGFHFFNNDFLLDSGNDEFLLEKRRETFLKILGEWLRDGWKVTIFGNNEGELQRLQEILDEAQIASTAKSNLPRMCVAPVTHGFSFPSAQMAVLTDSEIFGRYQNVRRIKRIERLNKLRKQTSILDFSELAEGDYVVHLSHGIGIYGGLQKMDVDGSEKEVICIIFADSAKLFVPLDQAFLITKYVGVGKRHPKLDNLGGARWEKARISAQRSVLDYAAKLLKIQAERQTVEGFSFGNDTKWQREFEDSFIYEETPDQEKAILESKRDMESKQPMDRLICGDVGFGKTEVAIRAIFKCAMEGKQSVMLAPTTVLSEQHFKTLKERFADYPIRIEALNRFKKPAEQKQIIAAVREGSVDVLIGTHRILSSDVEFKNLGLVVIDEEQRFGVKQKEKFKDRFRLVDMLTLSATPIPRTLYLSLAGVKDMSLIETPPVNRQSIETFIGAYDERIVKKAIEKELARGGQVYFLHNRVGNILHVRDRIKELVPHAKIDVGHGQMHEDELETVMYHFVSGKTDVLVSTTIIESGIDIPNANTIIIDRADRFGLADLYQLRGRVGRSSNKAFAYLLLPRHMLLQQNARKRVSSIKQYSQLGSGFKIAMRDLEIRGSGNILGTEQSGHISAIGFDLYCHLLKTTVARLRGEAPPIRQDVPVRIDFAVTEENEKAAAYSDKFSFNAWIPKKYVSETAERVTLYRRFAETLSSKDLENLTDEIRDRFGKSPPEINNLIALTHVKILSAECKLSELLIKEGKIIAKKSGDFIMLGNKFPRLNAVKTTDQVQEIISFLKSVKSGDPR
- the purT gene encoding formate-dependent phosphoribosylglycinamide formyltransferase → MSFEIGTPLKQNSLRVMLLGSGELGKEVIIELQRLGVETIAVDSYGGAPAHQVAHRHHVIDMLDGEALRYIIEKEKPQIVVPEIEAISTPTLVELEKEGLRVIPTANAAFLTMNREGIRRLVAEELKLPTSRYEFASSWEEYQASVKKIGVPCFVKPIMSSSGKGQSFVKSREQIAEAWDYAIKGGRGRQARVIVESPVDFDDEITLLTVSAVNGIFFCDPIGHIQIDGDYRESWQPHPMSAKALAASQQIASTVVKALGGFGIFGVELFIKGDDVWFSEVSPRPHDTGMVTMATQNLSEFAIHARALLGLPLPGIFTIRPGASAVVLSDKDGPHVSYSGIDEACAVPETQVRVFGKPNARKNRRMAVALSTAENTDTARLRAKEAASKIKLIIQG